The following coding sequences are from one Aethina tumida isolate Nest 87 chromosome 2, icAetTumi1.1, whole genome shotgun sequence window:
- the LOC109600933 gene encoding lipase 3, which translates to MIGRNFLIIIIMQFLTIGILCNAYSEDRINKSLEELAALDGYKVEPHKIISEDGYVLIGQRISSTRNSTLKHKNPIMFLIGMCASSECYVVMGNLSIPYVLVENGYDVWIMNPRGNEYSNRHLKWDSTKDREYWNFTLFEMAYYDVPASIDYILNVTNTKSLSVIGHSQGSTIMFMALAARVEYNDKVNLGVHLAPSLYVNETDTPLLLFLKKHVHTLEHLTIDFFNIHFVPHIKGTLKGINEACNLSPGIKSICELVLKFIDYGVDFKEYYDNEAILTALGHAPSGCSTKVLFHYAQFYASGKLQQYDYQLRGNLREYGTPEPPAYYVSNITSPMALFYHPLDFILPAKGINRLVNELQKPIRFEIQDKNFRHITYLISKLVGIIIPDLLKILEKYNH; encoded by the exons ATG attggacgcaactttttaataataataataatgcaatttttaaCCATTGGTATTTTATGCAATGCATACTCCGAGGacagaattaataaatcattg GAGGAACTTGCAGCTTTGGACGGTTACAAAGTGGAACCACATAAAATAATCTCGGAAGATGGTTACGTGTTAATAGGTCAAAGAATCTCTTCCACCAGAAACTCGACACTGAAACACAAAAATCCAATAATGTTCTTAATAGGAATGTGCGCTTCTTCGGAATGTTACGTTGTTATGGGAAATCTGTCGATTCCGTACGTATTAGTTGAGAACGGCTACGATGTTTGGATTATGAATCCCAGAGGAAACGAGTACAGTAATCGACACCTTAAGTGGGACTCAACGAAGGATAGAGAATATTGGAACTTCac tttatttgaaATGGCTTATTATGATGTTCCAGCAAGtatagattatattttaaacgtgACAAACACCAAGAGCTTATCAGTCAtcggtcactcccaaggaTCAACCATAATGTTTATGGCGTTGGCCGCAAGAGTTGAATACAATGACAAAGTTAATTTGGGTGTTCACTTGGCACCTTCGTTGTACGTTAACGAAACAGATACGCCCTTATTATTGTTTCTCAAGAAACATGTTCATACACTCGAG catttaacgatagattttttcaacattcaTTTTGTGCCACATATTAAAGGTACATTAAAAGGAATAAATGAAGCCTGTAATTTGAGCCCtggtataaaaagtatttgtgAACTTGTTCTCAAATTCATAGATTATGGGGTCGACTTTAAGGAGTATTATGACaat gagGCCATATTAACAGCATTAGGACATGCTCCATCTGGATGTTCAACcaaagttttatttcattacgCACAATTCTATGCGTCag GTAAACTTCAACAATACGATTATCAACTAAGAGGGAATTTAAGAGAATATGGAACACCAGAACCACCAGCATATTACGTTAGTAATATAACATCTCCAATGGCACTTTTTTACCATCCATTAGATTTCATTCTTCCTGCTAAG gggATTAATCGTTTGGTTAATGAGTTACAAAAACCGATTCGGTTTGAAATACAAGACAAAAACTTCAGACATATAACTTATCTTATAAGTAAATTAGTAGGAATTATTATTCCagatttgttgaaaattttagaaaaatataaccattaa
- the LOC109600932 gene encoding lipase 3 isoform X1: MWVYVLTLYLTYVRSEVVITNSDPVTLKDFSISDYITTCGYPFELHSNLQTEDGYLLDLHRIPFGKNDQFKDNNKSVVLLMHGLLGSSENFVILGCERGLAFMLADNGYDVWMGNARGSAHSRKHIRMDPDKDANFWNFSWHEIALFDVAGKVNYIRSYTKEQKLFYVGHSQGTTVYFVLNSLRPEYNDYFHAMAALAPIAFLSTKKNEHFVNHFVENGIKKLVSEVGMGELKPSKDRAFCIDLGQLSGLCSNIIHLMNFKPEEIEVDVYGRSEQTFPAGGSVKQFLHYAQEYISGRFCQYDHGSEENLKLYGNKDPPSYSIKKISSPIGIYCGVDDILSTPKNVEKLEEKLPNISNKLFLDNFTHFDFLISTDAVDLLYIPIIEEFKKINPL; encoded by the exons ATGTGGGTTTATGTTTTAACACTTTATTTAACTTACGTTCGTAGTGAAGTTGTTATTACAAATAGTGATCCTGTTACTTTGAAAGACTTTTCAATT TCTGACTACATAACTACATGCGGTTATCCATTTGAGTTGCACTCAAACTTGCAGACAGAGGACGGATATCTTTTGGACCTACACAGGATACCATTTGGAAAAAATGACCAATTTAAAGATAACAATAAATCAGTTGTACTATTGATGCACGGTTTGTTGGGCTCGTcggaaaattttgttattttagggTGTGAAAGGGGCTTGGCGTTTATGTTGGCCGATAACGGTTACGACGTTTGGATGGGAAATGCCCGGGGATCTGCACATTCCCGGAAACACATCCGAATGGATCCCGACAAGGATGCAAACTTTTGGAATTTCAG TTGGCACGAAATCGCACTTTTTGATGTGGCGGGCAAAGTGAACTACATTAGAAGTTACACCAAAGAGCAGAAACTGTTTTACGTGGGTCACTCTCAGGGAACGACCGTTTATTTCGTTTTGAATTCGCTGAGACCTGAATACAACGATTATTTTCATGCCATGGCTGCCCTCGCACCCATAGCATTTTTATCCACGAagaaaaatgaacattttgtCAATCACTTCGTTGAAAACGGAATAaaa aaattggTCTCGGAGGTTGGAATGGGAGAACTCAAACCATCAAAGGATAGAGCGTTTTGCATTGATTTAGGACAACTATCTGGTCTTTGTTCCAATATCATTCACCTGATGAATTTTAAACCGGAAGAAATTGAAGTG GATGTGTATGGGAGGAGCGAACAGACATTCCCTGCCGGAGGCTCagtaaaacagtttttacaTTATGCCCAGGAGTATATATCAg GGCGTTTCTGTCAATACGATCACGGAAGCgaggaaaatttaaaactgtatgGTAATAAGGATCCACCCTCTTATAGTATCAAGAAAATTTCATCACCTATTGGAATTTATTGTGGGGTAGACGATATTCTTTCCACACCGAAG AACGTGGAAAAACTGGAGGAAAAATTGCCAAATATCAGTAACAAGCTGTTCCTTGACAACTTTACACattttgactttttaatttcaactgaCGCAGTcgatttattatacataccGATTATtgaggaatttaaaaaaattaatccattatga
- the LOC109600932 gene encoding lipase 3 isoform X2: MLADNGYDVWMGNARGSAHSRKHIRMDPDKDANFWNFSWHEIALFDVAGKVNYIRSYTKEQKLFYVGHSQGTTVYFVLNSLRPEYNDYFHAMAALAPIAFLSTKKNEHFVNHFVENGIKKLVSEVGMGELKPSKDRAFCIDLGQLSGLCSNIIHLMNFKPEEIEVDVYGRSEQTFPAGGSVKQFLHYAQEYISGRFCQYDHGSEENLKLYGNKDPPSYSIKKISSPIGIYCGVDDILSTPKNVEKLEEKLPNISNKLFLDNFTHFDFLISTDAVDLLYIPIIEEFKKINPL, encoded by the exons ATGTTGGCCGATAACGGTTACGACGTTTGGATGGGAAATGCCCGGGGATCTGCACATTCCCGGAAACACATCCGAATGGATCCCGACAAGGATGCAAACTTTTGGAATTTCAG TTGGCACGAAATCGCACTTTTTGATGTGGCGGGCAAAGTGAACTACATTAGAAGTTACACCAAAGAGCAGAAACTGTTTTACGTGGGTCACTCTCAGGGAACGACCGTTTATTTCGTTTTGAATTCGCTGAGACCTGAATACAACGATTATTTTCATGCCATGGCTGCCCTCGCACCCATAGCATTTTTATCCACGAagaaaaatgaacattttgtCAATCACTTCGTTGAAAACGGAATAaaa aaattggTCTCGGAGGTTGGAATGGGAGAACTCAAACCATCAAAGGATAGAGCGTTTTGCATTGATTTAGGACAACTATCTGGTCTTTGTTCCAATATCATTCACCTGATGAATTTTAAACCGGAAGAAATTGAAGTG GATGTGTATGGGAGGAGCGAACAGACATTCCCTGCCGGAGGCTCagtaaaacagtttttacaTTATGCCCAGGAGTATATATCAg GGCGTTTCTGTCAATACGATCACGGAAGCgaggaaaatttaaaactgtatgGTAATAAGGATCCACCCTCTTATAGTATCAAGAAAATTTCATCACCTATTGGAATTTATTGTGGGGTAGACGATATTCTTTCCACACCGAAG AACGTGGAAAAACTGGAGGAAAAATTGCCAAATATCAGTAACAAGCTGTTCCTTGACAACTTTACACattttgactttttaatttcaactgaCGCAGTcgatttattatacataccGATTATtgaggaatttaaaaaaattaatccattatga
- the LOC109600929 gene encoding lipase 3 isoform X1, with the protein MRNIFGGFVLVLQVLEYQCQINVNVSVNVGLGFSITEYISNLGYPVEEHVNIETEDGYLLDMQRIPRGRDDEDTTEKRPVVLLMHGVLGSAENWIVLGAKKGLPFLLADQGYDVWMGNARGTLHSRKHTHLKPDGDDRFWQFSWHEIGVYDLPAKIDYILEETNQTQLYYVGHSQGTTAFFVMASERPEYNQNIKLMMALAPVAFMSNFPHPAIQVLARFERGLTALTGIIGLNEFLPTNNILSLAGQALCQERAVIQELCANILFLIAGYDSEQLDRATLPILLATSPAGSSMKQFSHYGQEISTDNIFNTACKMFNKGIVEPIFRMFAGSCRISPGKFQQFDYGYLENLERYGQTEPPQYDLSKVTAPVALFYANNDWLVSEKDVEHLAALLPNVVLKYLVPLQSFNHLDFILAKDIVPLVYSKMFELMKKQ; encoded by the exons ATGAGAAATATCTTTGGTGGGTTCGTGTTAGTGCTGCAAGTTTTAGAATATCAGTGTCAAATTAATGTCAACGTTTCGGTTAACGTTGGATTAGGATTTTCAATT ACCGAATACATCTCTAATCTAGGCTACCCGGTAGAAGAGCACGTGAACATCGAAACCGAAGATGGATATCTCCTGGACATGCAGCGCATACCGAGGGGCAGGGACGACGAGGACACCACTGAAAAGCGGCCCGTCGTCCTTTTGATGCACGGCGTCCTCGGCTCGGCCGAGAATTGGATTGTCCTGGGGGCGAAGAAGGGATTACCATTTTTATTGGCAGATCAGGGCTATGATGTGTGGATGGGGAACGCGAGAGGAACGTTGCACTCCAGGAAACACACGCATCTGAAACCCGATGGCGATGACAGGTTCTGGCAGTTTAG TTGGCATGAAATTGGCGTGTACGATTTACCGGCCAAAATCGACTACATCTTGGAGGAGACGAATCAAACACAGTTGTACTACGTGGGACATTCGCAGGGCACTACGGCGTTTTTCGTCATGGCTTCAGAAAGACCTGAATACaatcaaaacattaaattgatgATGGCGTTGGCTCCGGTCGCCTTCATGAGCAACTTCCCTCATCCTGCCATACAAGTACTGGCACGATTTGAAAGGGGCTTAACT GCACTAACAGGAATTATAGGATTAAACGAGTTTTTGCCAACCAATAATATATTGAGTCTGGCAGGTCAAGCCTTGTGTCAAGAAAGAGCAGTTATTCAAGAATTGTGTGCAAACATCTTGTTTCTAATAGCTGGCTACGACTCGGAACAATTAGATAGG gCAACTCTACCAATATTATTGGCAACTTCGCCTGCTGGATCGTCTATGAAACAATTTTCTCACTACGGTCAAGAAATCAGTACAG ACAACATCTTCAACACGGCATgcaaaatgtttaacaaaGGAATCGTCGAACCCATATTTCGAATGTTTGCTGGCTCATGTCGTATTTCCCCTG GCAAGTTTCAACAATTTGACTATGGATATCTGGAAAATCTGGAAAGATATGGGCAAACAGAACCACCACAGTATGATTTATCTAAAGTAACAGCTCCAGTTGCTTTATTTTATGCCAATAACGATTGGCTGGTATCTGAAAAA GACGTTGAACATTTAGCCGCACTACTTCCGAATGTTGTTCTGAAATATCTGGTACCACTCCAAAGCTTCAATCATCTTGATTTCATTTTGGCCAAAGATATTGTTCCGTTAGtgtattcaaaaatgtttgaactaatgaaaaagcaataa
- the LOC109600929 gene encoding lipase 3 isoform X4, whose translation MQRIPRGRDDEDTTEKRPVVLLMHGVLGSAENWIVLGAKKGLPFLLADQGYDVWMGNARGTLHSRKHTHLKPDGDDRFWQFSWHEIGVYDLPAKIDYILEETNQTQLYYVGHSQGTTAFFVMASERPEYNQNIKLMMALAPVAFMSNFPHPAIQVLARFERGLTALTGIIGLNEFLPTNNILSLAGQALCQERAVIQELCANILFLIAGYDSEQLDRATLPILLATSPAGSSMKQFSHYGQEISTDNIFNTACKMFNKGIVEPIFRMFAGSCRISPGKFQQFDYGYLENLERYGQTEPPQYDLSKVTAPVALFYANNDWLVSEKDVEHLAALLPNVVLKYLVPLQSFNHLDFILAKDIVPLVYSKMFELMKKQ comes from the exons ATGCAGCGCATACCGAGGGGCAGGGACGACGAGGACACCACTGAAAAGCGGCCCGTCGTCCTTTTGATGCACGGCGTCCTCGGCTCGGCCGAGAATTGGATTGTCCTGGGGGCGAAGAAGGGATTACCATTTTTATTGGCAGATCAGGGCTATGATGTGTGGATGGGGAACGCGAGAGGAACGTTGCACTCCAGGAAACACACGCATCTGAAACCCGATGGCGATGACAGGTTCTGGCAGTTTAG TTGGCATGAAATTGGCGTGTACGATTTACCGGCCAAAATCGACTACATCTTGGAGGAGACGAATCAAACACAGTTGTACTACGTGGGACATTCGCAGGGCACTACGGCGTTTTTCGTCATGGCTTCAGAAAGACCTGAATACaatcaaaacattaaattgatgATGGCGTTGGCTCCGGTCGCCTTCATGAGCAACTTCCCTCATCCTGCCATACAAGTACTGGCACGATTTGAAAGGGGCTTAACT GCACTAACAGGAATTATAGGATTAAACGAGTTTTTGCCAACCAATAATATATTGAGTCTGGCAGGTCAAGCCTTGTGTCAAGAAAGAGCAGTTATTCAAGAATTGTGTGCAAACATCTTGTTTCTAATAGCTGGCTACGACTCGGAACAATTAGATAGG gCAACTCTACCAATATTATTGGCAACTTCGCCTGCTGGATCGTCTATGAAACAATTTTCTCACTACGGTCAAGAAATCAGTACAG ACAACATCTTCAACACGGCATgcaaaatgtttaacaaaGGAATCGTCGAACCCATATTTCGAATGTTTGCTGGCTCATGTCGTATTTCCCCTG GCAAGTTTCAACAATTTGACTATGGATATCTGGAAAATCTGGAAAGATATGGGCAAACAGAACCACCACAGTATGATTTATCTAAAGTAACAGCTCCAGTTGCTTTATTTTATGCCAATAACGATTGGCTGGTATCTGAAAAA GACGTTGAACATTTAGCCGCACTACTTCCGAATGTTGTTCTGAAATATCTGGTACCACTCCAAAGCTTCAATCATCTTGATTTCATTTTGGCCAAAGATATTGTTCCGTTAGtgtattcaaaaatgtttgaactaatgaaaaagcaataa
- the LOC109600929 gene encoding lipase 3 isoform X3 produces the protein MRNIFGGFVLVLQVLEYQCQINVNVSVNVGLGFSITEYISNLGYPVEEHVNIETEDGYLLDMQRIPRGRDDEDTTEKRPVVLLMHGVLGSAENWIVLGAKKGLPFLLADQGYDVWMGNARGTLHSRKHTHLKPDGDDRFWQFSWHEIGVYDLPAKIDYILEETNQTQLYYVGHSQGTTAFFVMASERPEYNQNIKLMMALAPVAFMSNFPHPAIQVLARFERGLTALTGIIGLNEFLPTNNILSLAGQALCQERAVIQELCANILFLIAGYDSEQLDRATLPILLATSPAGSSMKQFSHYGQEISTGKFQQFDYGYLENLERYGQTEPPQYDLSKVTAPVALFYANNDWLVSEKDVEHLAALLPNVVLKYLVPLQSFNHLDFILAKDIVPLVYSKMFELMKKQ, from the exons ATGAGAAATATCTTTGGTGGGTTCGTGTTAGTGCTGCAAGTTTTAGAATATCAGTGTCAAATTAATGTCAACGTTTCGGTTAACGTTGGATTAGGATTTTCAATT ACCGAATACATCTCTAATCTAGGCTACCCGGTAGAAGAGCACGTGAACATCGAAACCGAAGATGGATATCTCCTGGACATGCAGCGCATACCGAGGGGCAGGGACGACGAGGACACCACTGAAAAGCGGCCCGTCGTCCTTTTGATGCACGGCGTCCTCGGCTCGGCCGAGAATTGGATTGTCCTGGGGGCGAAGAAGGGATTACCATTTTTATTGGCAGATCAGGGCTATGATGTGTGGATGGGGAACGCGAGAGGAACGTTGCACTCCAGGAAACACACGCATCTGAAACCCGATGGCGATGACAGGTTCTGGCAGTTTAG TTGGCATGAAATTGGCGTGTACGATTTACCGGCCAAAATCGACTACATCTTGGAGGAGACGAATCAAACACAGTTGTACTACGTGGGACATTCGCAGGGCACTACGGCGTTTTTCGTCATGGCTTCAGAAAGACCTGAATACaatcaaaacattaaattgatgATGGCGTTGGCTCCGGTCGCCTTCATGAGCAACTTCCCTCATCCTGCCATACAAGTACTGGCACGATTTGAAAGGGGCTTAACT GCACTAACAGGAATTATAGGATTAAACGAGTTTTTGCCAACCAATAATATATTGAGTCTGGCAGGTCAAGCCTTGTGTCAAGAAAGAGCAGTTATTCAAGAATTGTGTGCAAACATCTTGTTTCTAATAGCTGGCTACGACTCGGAACAATTAGATAGG gCAACTCTACCAATATTATTGGCAACTTCGCCTGCTGGATCGTCTATGAAACAATTTTCTCACTACGGTCAAGAAATCAGTACAG GCAAGTTTCAACAATTTGACTATGGATATCTGGAAAATCTGGAAAGATATGGGCAAACAGAACCACCACAGTATGATTTATCTAAAGTAACAGCTCCAGTTGCTTTATTTTATGCCAATAACGATTGGCTGGTATCTGAAAAA GACGTTGAACATTTAGCCGCACTACTTCCGAATGTTGTTCTGAAATATCTGGTACCACTCCAAAGCTTCAATCATCTTGATTTCATTTTGGCCAAAGATATTGTTCCGTTAGtgtattcaaaaatgtttgaactaatgaaaaagcaataa
- the LOC109600929 gene encoding lipase 3 isoform X2 yields MKNNFSGFLSIVLLFPFLQNVTIGFSITEYISNLGYPVEEHVNIETEDGYLLDMQRIPRGRDDEDTTEKRPVVLLMHGVLGSAENWIVLGAKKGLPFLLADQGYDVWMGNARGTLHSRKHTHLKPDGDDRFWQFSWHEIGVYDLPAKIDYILEETNQTQLYYVGHSQGTTAFFVMASERPEYNQNIKLMMALAPVAFMSNFPHPAIQVLARFERGLTALTGIIGLNEFLPTNNILSLAGQALCQERAVIQELCANILFLIAGYDSEQLDRATLPILLATSPAGSSMKQFSHYGQEISTDNIFNTACKMFNKGIVEPIFRMFAGSCRISPGKFQQFDYGYLENLERYGQTEPPQYDLSKVTAPVALFYANNDWLVSEKDVEHLAALLPNVVLKYLVPLQSFNHLDFILAKDIVPLVYSKMFELMKKQ; encoded by the exons ATGAAAAATAACTTTAGTGGATTTCTGTCAATAGTACTACTTTTCCCGTTTCTTCAAAACGTTACAATAGGATTCTCAATC ACCGAATACATCTCTAATCTAGGCTACCCGGTAGAAGAGCACGTGAACATCGAAACCGAAGATGGATATCTCCTGGACATGCAGCGCATACCGAGGGGCAGGGACGACGAGGACACCACTGAAAAGCGGCCCGTCGTCCTTTTGATGCACGGCGTCCTCGGCTCGGCCGAGAATTGGATTGTCCTGGGGGCGAAGAAGGGATTACCATTTTTATTGGCAGATCAGGGCTATGATGTGTGGATGGGGAACGCGAGAGGAACGTTGCACTCCAGGAAACACACGCATCTGAAACCCGATGGCGATGACAGGTTCTGGCAGTTTAG TTGGCATGAAATTGGCGTGTACGATTTACCGGCCAAAATCGACTACATCTTGGAGGAGACGAATCAAACACAGTTGTACTACGTGGGACATTCGCAGGGCACTACGGCGTTTTTCGTCATGGCTTCAGAAAGACCTGAATACaatcaaaacattaaattgatgATGGCGTTGGCTCCGGTCGCCTTCATGAGCAACTTCCCTCATCCTGCCATACAAGTACTGGCACGATTTGAAAGGGGCTTAACT GCACTAACAGGAATTATAGGATTAAACGAGTTTTTGCCAACCAATAATATATTGAGTCTGGCAGGTCAAGCCTTGTGTCAAGAAAGAGCAGTTATTCAAGAATTGTGTGCAAACATCTTGTTTCTAATAGCTGGCTACGACTCGGAACAATTAGATAGG gCAACTCTACCAATATTATTGGCAACTTCGCCTGCTGGATCGTCTATGAAACAATTTTCTCACTACGGTCAAGAAATCAGTACAG ACAACATCTTCAACACGGCATgcaaaatgtttaacaaaGGAATCGTCGAACCCATATTTCGAATGTTTGCTGGCTCATGTCGTATTTCCCCTG GCAAGTTTCAACAATTTGACTATGGATATCTGGAAAATCTGGAAAGATATGGGCAAACAGAACCACCACAGTATGATTTATCTAAAGTAACAGCTCCAGTTGCTTTATTTTATGCCAATAACGATTGGCTGGTATCTGAAAAA GACGTTGAACATTTAGCCGCACTACTTCCGAATGTTGTTCTGAAATATCTGGTACCACTCCAAAGCTTCAATCATCTTGATTTCATTTTGGCCAAAGATATTGTTCCGTTAGtgtattcaaaaatgtttgaactaatgaaaaagcaataa